In Methanosarcina siciliae T4/M, one genomic interval encodes:
- a CDS encoding GNAT family N-acetyltransferase: MNFKIVVDNKKQFLDLLLLADEQEDMINKYLDRGDLFALYDGDLKSICVVTCEDDGIYELKNIATYNKYQGQGYGKKLVEYIFEYYKGKCKTMFVGTGDSPFTISFYKHCGFVISHRVNNFFTDNYDHPIFECNKQLVDMIYLKKDF, encoded by the coding sequence ATGAATTTTAAAATAGTTGTTGACAACAAAAAACAATTTCTTGATTTGTTGCTTTTAGCAGACGAACAAGAAGATATGATTAATAAATATTTAGATCGTGGGGATCTGTTTGCTCTGTATGATGGCGATTTGAAAAGCATCTGTGTGGTAACATGCGAAGATGATGGTATCTACGAATTAAAAAACATAGCTACTTATAATAAATATCAAGGGCAAGGTTACGGTAAGAAACTTGTAGAATACATCTTTGAGTATTATAAAGGCAAATGCAAAACCATGTTTGTTGGTACGGGAGATAGTCCGTTTACTATCTCATTTTATAAACATTGTGGATTTGTCATATCTCATCGTGTTAATAATTTCTTTACAGATAATTATGACCATCCAATTTTCGAGTGTAACAAACAACTTGTTGATATGATTTATCTTAAAAAGGATTTCTAA
- a CDS encoding GltB/FmdC/FwdC-like GXGXG domain-containing protein: protein MKTVRIDAKGMHYTPLNQKIRSAVADGAEEIIIDNVLGQRFIGDGVRGDVRIIINGVPGGDLGMFMSGPTCIVRGNAEHAPGNTMNSGMLVIHGSAGDAVAHSMRGGKVFIRNNIGYRGGIHMKQYEVEARPVLVVGGTAHSFLGEYMAGGLVLVLGIGKEKAMTDRGIGSGIHGGEIVIRGEVDDYLLGVGAKKFEFTEADLERIAPIIKSFCEQFGYDSAEFLDTNYTRIGPASSRPFASKYVWE from the coding sequence ATGAAGACAGTAAGAATTGATGCTAAAGGCATGCACTACACCCCCCTAAACCAGAAAATAAGGTCTGCAGTTGCAGACGGGGCAGAAGAAATTATAATCGACAATGTGCTAGGACAGCGCTTTATCGGGGACGGAGTTAGAGGCGATGTCCGCATCATAATCAACGGGGTTCCCGGAGGAGACCTGGGAATGTTCATGAGCGGACCCACCTGTATAGTCCGCGGAAACGCCGAACACGCTCCAGGAAACACAATGAACAGCGGCATGCTTGTGATCCACGGAAGTGCAGGAGATGCGGTCGCCCATAGTATGAGAGGCGGCAAGGTCTTCATAAGGAACAATATCGGATATCGCGGCGGCATCCACATGAAACAGTATGAAGTGGAAGCCAGACCCGTACTTGTCGTAGGAGGCACAGCTCACTCCTTCCTGGGAGAATATATGGCAGGAGGCCTTGTGCTTGTGCTCGGAATCGGCAAAGAAAAAGCCATGACGGACAGGGGTATCGGAAGCGGGATCCATGGCGGAGAGATTGTTATCCGCGGAGAAGTGGATGACTACCTGCTCGGGGTCGGAGCCAAGAAATTTGAGTTTACGGAAGCCGACCTGGAACGCATAGCCCCGATTATAAAGAGCTTCTGCGAGCAGTTCGGGTATGACTCCGCAGAGTTCCTGGACACCAATTACACAAGGATCGGACCTGCAAGCAGCCGGCCTTTTGCAAGCAAATACGTCTGGGAGTGA
- a CDS encoding Coenzyme F420 hydrogenase/dehydrogenase, beta subunit C-terminal domain: MAENKPISKSYIDLKSKVWDTGLCSGCGACVAVCPADSLYFETGGESTYPKSNNYCKAAVDDVPCGACYEICPRLDEQSSSLLGDYLEITTGKAEFDVPRKQSGGAVTAILANALDTGLVDAVVTVTDDPWTLKPRSMVITSSEVLVGQAGSRYNWWVPLVSSLKEAVVKRKYRNVAVVGVPCVVQAVRKMLESDHQLISPYKKSIRIIIGLFCTESFDYEKLIAGKLKSEYALEPMKVCRIDVKGKLEITLNDGTQYVIPLTELEDTVRPGCAVCTDFTALKADISAGAVGSPNGYTTLIVRTLVGQHLLESAVANGKLSIGGGSELNLGIIEKLATKKLERKPE; the protein is encoded by the coding sequence ATGGCAGAAAATAAACCAATCAGTAAGAGTTACATTGACCTGAAATCAAAAGTCTGGGATACGGGACTCTGCTCAGGCTGCGGGGCCTGTGTTGCAGTCTGCCCTGCTGACTCCCTGTACTTCGAAACAGGCGGCGAGTCCACATACCCGAAGAGCAACAACTACTGCAAAGCCGCTGTTGACGACGTCCCCTGCGGAGCTTGCTATGAGATTTGCCCGAGACTGGACGAGCAGTCTTCAAGCCTGCTGGGAGACTACCTGGAAATCACCACCGGAAAAGCAGAATTCGACGTCCCGAGGAAGCAGAGTGGAGGAGCAGTAACTGCAATTCTTGCAAACGCCCTAGATACCGGCCTTGTGGATGCCGTTGTAACAGTCACCGACGACCCCTGGACCCTCAAGCCGCGTTCCATGGTAATCACCTCAAGCGAAGTCCTCGTGGGACAGGCAGGAAGCCGCTACAACTGGTGGGTCCCACTGGTCTCTTCCCTCAAAGAAGCCGTCGTAAAGCGAAAGTACAGGAACGTAGCAGTGGTAGGAGTCCCCTGTGTGGTCCAGGCAGTCCGCAAGATGCTTGAATCCGACCACCAGCTAATCAGCCCCTACAAGAAGTCCATCCGCATCATAATCGGGCTCTTCTGTACCGAAAGCTTCGACTACGAAAAACTCATTGCCGGCAAGCTGAAAAGCGAGTACGCCCTCGAGCCCATGAAAGTCTGCCGCATTGATGTCAAAGGCAAGCTCGAAATAACCCTTAACGACGGGACCCAGTACGTGATCCCCCTTACCGAACTTGAGGACACCGTCCGCCCCGGCTGTGCAGTCTGCACGGACTTTACCGCCCTCAAAGCCGACATCTCCGCCGGCGCAGTGGGAAGCCCGAACGGCTATACAACCCTTATAGTCCGCACCCTTGTAGGACAGCACCTCTTAGAAAGTGCAGTTGCCAACGGGAAGCTGAGTATAGGGGGCGGCAGCGAGCTTAACCTGGGAATTATCGAGAAACTTGCCACAAAGAAGCTGGAAAGAAAACCGGAGTAA